A single Pseudomonas sp. DC1.2 DNA region contains:
- a CDS encoding PilZ domain-containing protein, whose amino-acid sequence MSEHRKSFRIKISHESFGECLGQTRYLSSKGVYVKHPSLSALPKGAVVYGQVQDLPTGAPRVRMEVVQVDAEGIALRYL is encoded by the coding sequence ATGTCCGAACACCGTAAATCGTTTCGAATCAAGATCAGCCACGAGAGCTTCGGCGAGTGCCTTGGCCAAACCCGTTACCTCTCGAGCAAGGGGGTTTACGTCAAGCACCCGAGCTTGTCGGCGTTGCCCAAAGGCGCGGTGGTCTACGGTCAGGTGCAGGACTTACCCACAGGCGCGCCGCGCGTGCGTATGGAAGTGGTGCAGGTAGACGCTGAGGGGATTGCCCTGCGTTACCTCTGA
- a CDS encoding lysophospholipid acyltransferase, with translation MEKFKGALLVGALRLFALLPWRAVQAVGSAIGWFMWKTPNRSRDVVRINLSKCFPDMDPIERERLVGQSLKDIGKSLTESACAWIWPAQRSIDLVREVEGLDVLKDALASGKGVVGITSHLGNWEVLNHFYCSQCKPIIFYRPPKLKAVDDLLRKQRVQLGNRVAASTKEGILSVIKEVRKGGAVGIPADPEPAESAGIFVPFFATQALTSKFVPNMLAGGKAVGVFLHALRLPDGSGYKVILEAAPDGMYSTDTETSCAAMSQVVERYVRAYPSQYMWSMKRFKKRPPGEERWY, from the coding sequence GTGGAAAAGTTTAAAGGCGCCTTGCTGGTAGGCGCTCTGCGGTTGTTTGCCCTGCTTCCGTGGCGGGCTGTTCAGGCCGTGGGGTCGGCGATTGGCTGGTTCATGTGGAAAACCCCCAACCGTTCCCGCGATGTGGTGCGGATCAACCTGTCCAAGTGTTTCCCGGACATGGACCCGATCGAGCGCGAGCGGCTGGTGGGCCAGAGCCTGAAAGACATCGGCAAGTCGTTGACCGAAAGCGCCTGCGCCTGGATCTGGCCAGCCCAGCGCTCTATTGATCTGGTGCGTGAAGTCGAAGGCCTGGACGTGCTCAAGGACGCCCTCGCCTCCGGCAAAGGCGTGGTCGGTATCACCAGCCACCTGGGTAACTGGGAAGTGCTCAACCACTTTTATTGCAGCCAGTGCAAACCGATCATTTTCTACCGTCCGCCCAAGCTCAAGGCGGTGGATGATTTGTTGCGCAAGCAGCGGGTGCAATTAGGCAACCGGGTGGCCGCGTCCACCAAGGAAGGCATCCTCAGCGTTATTAAGGAAGTGCGCAAAGGTGGTGCAGTGGGCATTCCGGCTGACCCAGAACCGGCCGAATCCGCCGGGATCTTCGTGCCCTTCTTCGCCACTCAGGCGCTGACCAGCAAGTTTGTGCCGAACATGCTGGCCGGCGGCAAAGCGGTCGGTGTGTTCCTGCATGCCCTGCGGCTGCCGGACGGTTCGGGCTACAAAGTGATTCTGGAAGCCGCGCCAGACGGCATGTACAGCACGGATACCGAGACGTCTTGCGCGGCCATGAGCCAAGTGGTCGAGCGTTACGTGCGGGCGTATCCGAGCCAATACATGTGGAGCATGAAGCGCTTCAAGAAGCGGCCCCCCGGCGAAGAACGCTGGTATTGA
- the hemF gene encoding oxygen-dependent coproporphyrinogen oxidase encodes MTTRTEAVKAYLLDLQDRICAALETEDGGTRFVEDAWTRPAGGGGRTRVIENGAVIEKGGVNFSHVFGSGLPPSASAHRPELAGRGFEALGVSLVIHPHNPHVPTSHANVRFFIAEKEGEEPVWWFGGGFDLTPYYGNEDDCVHWHRVAEQACTPFGPHVYSRYKAWCDTYFHIKHRQEPRGIGGLFFDDLNEWDFDTSFAFMRAIGDAFIDAYLPIVQRRKQEAFTAQQREFQEFRRGRYVEFNLVYDRGTLFGLQSGGRTESILMSLPPQVRWAYDWKAEPGSEEARLTEYFLQDRDWLAKA; translated from the coding sequence ATGACTACCCGCACCGAGGCCGTAAAAGCCTATCTGCTCGACCTGCAAGACCGTATTTGCGCTGCTCTGGAAACCGAGGACGGCGGCACGCGATTTGTCGAAGACGCCTGGACCCGGCCTGCCGGTGGCGGTGGCCGTACCCGCGTGATCGAAAACGGCGCGGTGATCGAAAAGGGCGGCGTCAACTTTTCCCACGTCTTTGGCAGCGGTCTCCCACCGTCCGCCAGCGCGCACCGGCCGGAACTGGCCGGGCGTGGTTTTGAAGCGCTGGGCGTGTCGCTGGTGATTCATCCGCACAATCCGCACGTGCCCACTTCCCACGCTAATGTGCGGTTTTTCATCGCCGAAAAAGAAGGTGAAGAACCGGTCTGGTGGTTTGGCGGCGGCTTTGACCTGACCCCTTATTACGGCAACGAAGACGACTGTGTACATTGGCATCGCGTGGCTGAGCAGGCTTGCACGCCATTTGGTCCGCACGTCTATTCGCGTTACAAGGCCTGGTGTGACACCTACTTCCACATCAAGCATCGCCAGGAGCCACGCGGCATCGGCGGTCTGTTTTTCGATGACCTGAACGAGTGGGATTTCGACACCAGTTTCGCCTTCATGCGTGCCATCGGTGATGCGTTCATCGACGCTTACCTGCCGATTGTGCAGCGCCGCAAACAGGAGGCGTTCACCGCTCAACAGCGCGAGTTCCAGGAATTCCGCCGTGGGCGTTACGTGGAGTTCAACCTGGTCTATGACCGTGGCACGCTGTTCGGCCTGCAATCGGGTGGACGTACCGAGTCGATTCTGATGTCCCTGCCGCCACAAGTGCGCTGGGCCTATGACTGGAAGGCTGAGCCGGGTAGCGAAGAGGCCCGCTTGACCGAATACTTCCTGCAAGACCGCGATTGGTTGGCCAAGGCCTGA
- a CDS encoding tetratricopeptide repeat protein, whose product MIESLEKMLAKGVDNALLRFGLGKGYLDLGENVKAAEHFRRCVEFDPKYSAAWKLLGKAHLALADFAAARQAWEQGLEAARAHGDKQAEKEMTVFLKKLERQAH is encoded by the coding sequence ATGATCGAATCCCTGGAAAAAATGCTCGCCAAGGGTGTGGATAACGCTTTGCTGCGCTTTGGTCTGGGCAAGGGGTATCTGGATCTTGGGGAAAACGTCAAAGCGGCCGAACATTTTCGGCGCTGCGTTGAGTTCGACCCGAAGTATTCGGCAGCCTGGAAGTTATTGGGCAAGGCGCATTTGGCGCTGGCCGACTTTGCGGCGGCGCGTCAGGCGTGGGAGCAAGGGCTGGAGGCCGCTCGCGCCCATGGCGACAAGCAGGCTGAGAAGGAAATGACGGTATTTCTGAAGAAGCTTGAGCGCCAGGCCCACTGA
- the trkA gene encoding Trk system potassium transporter TrkA translates to MKIIILGAGQVGGSLAEHLASEANDITVVDTDGERLRALGDRLDIRTVQGRASFPTVLRQAGADDADMLVAVTNSDETNMVACQVAHTLFHTPTKIARVREAAYLTRGGLFNNDAIPVDVLISPEQVVTHYIKRLIEHPGALQVIDFAEGKAQLVAVKAYYGGPLVGQQLRQLREHMPNVETRVAAIFRRDRPILPQGDTVIEADDEVFFIAAKANIRAVMSEMRRLDESYKRIVIAGGGQIGERLAEAIESRYQVKIIEMNPARCRYLSDTLDSTVVLQGSASDRDLLLEENIADADLFLALTNDDEANIMSSLLAKRLGAKKVMTIINNPAYVDLIQGGDIDIAISPQLATIGTLLAHVRRGDIVSVHSLRRGAAEAIEAIAHGDAKSSKVIGKAIENIGLPPGTTIGAIIRDEEVIIAHDDTVIETGDHVILFLVDKKHIRDVEKLFHVGLSFF, encoded by the coding sequence ATGAAAATCATCATCCTCGGTGCGGGGCAAGTCGGCGGCTCGCTGGCAGAGCACTTGGCCAGTGAAGCCAACGACATCACCGTGGTCGATACCGATGGCGAACGCCTAAGGGCCCTCGGTGATCGGCTGGACATCCGCACCGTTCAGGGCCGTGCCTCGTTCCCGACCGTGCTACGCCAGGCCGGTGCCGACGATGCGGACATGCTGGTGGCGGTGACCAACAGCGACGAAACCAACATGGTCGCCTGCCAGGTGGCACACACCCTGTTTCACACCCCGACCAAAATCGCTCGCGTGCGCGAGGCCGCGTACCTGACACGCGGCGGACTGTTCAACAACGACGCGATCCCAGTGGACGTGCTGATCAGCCCGGAACAAGTCGTCACCCACTACATCAAACGCCTGATCGAGCATCCGGGCGCCTTGCAAGTGATCGACTTCGCCGAAGGCAAAGCCCAGTTGGTGGCGGTGAAGGCTTACTACGGCGGGCCGTTGGTGGGTCAGCAGTTGCGGCAATTGCGTGAGCACATGCCCAACGTCGAGACCCGCGTCGCCGCCATTTTCCGGCGTGACCGGCCGATTCTGCCCCAGGGCGATACGGTGATCGAGGCCGACGACGAAGTGTTTTTCATCGCCGCCAAGGCAAACATTCGCGCGGTCATGAGCGAAATGCGCCGCCTCGATGAAAGCTACAAGCGCATTGTCATCGCGGGCGGCGGGCAAATCGGCGAGCGTCTGGCCGAAGCGATCGAAAGCCGATACCAAGTGAAAATCATTGAGATGAACCCGGCGCGCTGCCGCTATCTCTCGGACACCCTCGACAGCACCGTCGTGTTGCAGGGCAGCGCCTCGGACCGCGACTTGCTGCTGGAAGAGAACATCGCCGACGCCGACCTCTTCCTGGCCCTGACCAACGACGACGAAGCCAACATCATGTCCTCGCTGCTGGCCAAGCGCCTGGGCGCGAAGAAGGTGATGACCATCATCAACAACCCGGCCTACGTTGATTTGATCCAGGGCGGCGACATCGACATCGCCATCAGCCCGCAGTTGGCGACCATCGGCACCTTGCTGGCCCACGTGCGCCGTGGCGATATCGTCAGCGTCCACTCACTGCGCCGAGGCGCAGCGGAGGCCATCGAGGCAATTGCCCATGGCGATGCAAAATCGAGCAAGGTCATCGGCAAAGCCATCGAAAACATTGGTTTGCCGCCCGGCACCACCATCGGCGCGATCATCCGCGACGAAGAAGTGATCATCGCCCACGACGATACGGTGATCGAAACCGGTGACCATGTGATTTTGTTCCTTGTGGATAAAAAGCATATTCGGGATGTAGAGAAGCTGTTCCACGTCGGGTTGAGTTTCTTCTGA
- a CDS encoding L-threonylcarbamoyladenylate synthase gives MVNRWRVQEAAREIRAGAVIAYPTEAVWGLGCDPWNEEAVDRLLLLKGRSVEKGLILVADNIRQFDFLFEDFPELWMDRMASTWPGPNTWLVPHQNLLPQWITGVHETVALRVSDHPQVRDLCSLVGPLVSTSANPQGRPAARTRIRIEQYFRGQIDVILGGSLGGRKNPSVIRDLATGHVVRPD, from the coding sequence ATGGTCAATCGTTGGCGCGTGCAAGAAGCCGCACGAGAAATTCGTGCAGGGGCGGTGATTGCCTACCCAACTGAAGCAGTGTGGGGCCTGGGCTGCGACCCCTGGAACGAAGAGGCAGTGGATCGACTGCTGTTGCTCAAGGGGCGTTCGGTGGAAAAAGGCCTGATTCTGGTGGCTGACAATATCCGTCAGTTCGACTTCCTGTTCGAAGACTTCCCCGAGCTGTGGATGGATCGCATGGCCAGCACTTGGCCCGGTCCGAATACCTGGCTGGTGCCGCATCAGAATCTGTTGCCGCAGTGGATCACGGGCGTGCATGAAACGGTGGCGTTGCGGGTCAGCGATCATCCTCAGGTGCGGGATTTATGCTCATTGGTCGGGCCATTGGTGTCGACTTCGGCTAACCCTCAGGGCCGGCCGGCGGCGCGTACACGGATCCGGATCGAGCAGTATTTTCGTGGGCAGATTGATGTGATCCTGGGCGGCAGCCTCGGTGGGCGCAAGAACCCGAGCGTGATTCGCGATCTGGCGACCGGGCACGTGGTGCGCCCGGACTAG
- the fmt gene encoding methionyl-tRNA formyltransferase — translation MTEPLRIVFAGTPQFAAEHLKALLDSPYEMIAVYTQPDRPAGRGQKLMPSPVKQLALENNIPVLQPPTLRNADAQAELAALKPDLLVVVAYGLILPQAVLDIPRLGCINSHASLLPRWRGAAPIQRAVEAGDAESGVTVMRMELGLDTGPMLLKVTTPISAEDTGGSLHDRLAEMGPPAVIQAIAGLAAGTLDGDVQDDSLATYAHKLNKDEARIDWSRPAIELERLVRAFNPWPITHSTLNGEALKVLAASLAEGQGAPGQILSASKDGLIVACGEQALCLTRLQLPGGKALNFSDFFNSRREKFAVGTVLGQAVDAQ, via the coding sequence ATGACTGAGCCACTGCGCATCGTCTTTGCCGGCACCCCGCAATTCGCCGCCGAACACCTCAAGGCCCTGCTCGACAGCCCTTACGAGATGATCGCGGTCTACACACAACCGGACCGTCCGGCTGGCCGTGGGCAAAAACTGATGCCAAGTCCGGTCAAGCAGTTGGCGCTGGAAAACAACATTCCGGTGTTGCAACCGCCGACGCTGCGCAACGCCGACGCTCAGGCTGAACTGGCGGCTCTGAAACCGGATTTGCTGGTGGTGGTGGCTTACGGCCTGATCCTGCCGCAAGCGGTGCTGGATATTCCGCGCCTGGGCTGCATCAACAGTCATGCGTCGTTGCTGCCGCGCTGGCGCGGTGCGGCGCCGATCCAGCGCGCCGTCGAAGCGGGGGACGCCGAAAGCGGCGTGACTGTGATGCGCATGGAGCTGGGCCTCGACACCGGGCCGATGCTACTCAAGGTCACCACCCCGATCAGCGCTGAAGACACCGGTGGCAGCCTCCACGATCGTTTGGCCGAGATGGGCCCACCGGCGGTGATTCAGGCGATTGCCGGCCTCGCAGCCGGTACGCTGGACGGCGACGTGCAAGACGACAGCCTCGCCACTTATGCGCACAAATTGAATAAAGACGAAGCGCGCATCGACTGGAGCCGTCCGGCGATTGAGCTAGAGCGCCTGGTCCGAGCCTTCAACCCTTGGCCGATCACCCACAGCACGCTGAACGGTGAAGCGCTGAAAGTGCTGGCCGCGAGCCTCGCAGAAGGGCAAGGCGCGCCAGGGCAAATCCTCAGCGCGAGCAAGGACGGCTTGATCGTCGCGTGCGGTGAACAGGCGCTGTGCTTGACCCGTCTGCAATTGCCCGGTGGCAAGGCGCTGAACTTCAGCGATTTTTTCAACAGCCGCCGTGAGAAATTCGCCGTCGGCACCGTGCTCGGTCAAGCGGTGGACGCTCAATGA
- the dprA gene encoding DNA-processing protein DprA: MSLSAFTPVSPAELEARLRLHRLPELGPVRFKKLFEAFGSASKAISAPAGAWRALGLPAACAQARRSEEVRDGASHALAWLERSGQHLLMWDQPEYPALLAEISDAPPLLFVAGDPGILEKPQLAMVGSRRASRPGMDTAAAFSRSLAGAGFVITSGLALGIDAAAHQGALDVGGRTVGVLGTGLEKFYPQRNRRLADAMIASGSAVVSEFPLDAGPTPGNFPRRNRIISGLSLGVLVVEASVASGSLITARLAAEQGREVYAIPGSIHHPGARGCHQLIRDGAVLVETIEHILEALRGWQRLPLSTEAPPAETHPLLRLLHAAPHTREALVDAIGWALPEVLVALTELEMDGRAVCENGRWFARVS, translated from the coding sequence ATGTCGCTGTCTGCTTTTACACCGGTTTCCCCTGCGGAACTGGAAGCTCGTTTACGTTTGCATCGGTTGCCGGAACTCGGCCCTGTGCGGTTTAAAAAATTGTTTGAGGCCTTCGGCTCTGCGTCAAAAGCCATCAGCGCGCCGGCCGGCGCTTGGCGGGCGTTAGGGTTGCCTGCTGCGTGTGCGCAAGCTCGACGTTCTGAAGAAGTCCGCGACGGTGCCAGTCACGCATTAGCCTGGCTAGAGCGTTCTGGCCAGCATTTATTGATGTGGGACCAGCCCGAGTACCCCGCGCTGCTGGCAGAAATCAGCGATGCGCCGCCGCTGTTATTCGTGGCGGGTGATCCGGGGATACTCGAGAAACCGCAACTGGCGATGGTTGGCAGTCGCCGTGCTTCGAGGCCGGGGATGGACACGGCTGCTGCGTTTTCCCGCAGTCTGGCCGGTGCAGGATTCGTCATTACGAGTGGTCTGGCCCTGGGCATCGATGCAGCCGCGCACCAGGGCGCTTTGGACGTTGGCGGGCGAACGGTCGGGGTACTTGGCACGGGACTTGAAAAGTTTTATCCACAGCGCAACCGACGACTGGCGGACGCCATGATTGCCTCAGGCAGTGCCGTGGTTTCGGAGTTCCCGCTGGACGCCGGTCCGACCCCCGGCAACTTCCCCCGACGCAATCGGATCATCAGTGGTTTATCCCTCGGCGTACTGGTGGTCGAGGCCAGTGTCGCCAGTGGTTCGCTGATCACTGCGAGGTTGGCGGCAGAGCAAGGTCGTGAGGTGTATGCGATTCCTGGATCGATTCATCATCCCGGTGCTCGCGGTTGTCATCAGTTGATTCGTGACGGTGCCGTGTTGGTGGAAACCATCGAGCACATTCTCGAAGCCTTGCGCGGCTGGCAACGGTTGCCCTTATCCACAGAAGCGCCGCCCGCCGAGACTCACCCGCTGCTGCGGTTGCTCCACGCGGCGCCGCACACCCGCGAAGCATTGGTCGACGCCATTGGCTGGGCTTTGCCGGAGGTACTGGTGGCGCTGACGGAGCTGGAGATGGACGGCCGCGCGGTGTGCGAAAACGGACGTTGGTTTGCGCGGGTGAGCTAG
- the def gene encoding peptide deformylase, giving the protein MAILDILEFPDPRLRTIAKSVAVVDDEVRQLVDDMFETMYEAPGIGLAASQVNVHKRIVVMDLSEDRTEPRVFINPEFETLTDELEQYQEGCLSVPGFYENVERPQKIKIKALDRDGKPYELIAEGLLAVCIQHECDHLNGKLFVDYLSNLKRDRIKKKLEKLHRQNA; this is encoded by the coding sequence ATGGCCATTTTAGACATCCTCGAATTCCCTGACCCGCGCCTGCGCACTATCGCCAAATCGGTGGCCGTAGTGGACGACGAAGTGCGTCAGCTGGTCGATGACATGTTTGAAACAATGTATGAAGCGCCAGGTATCGGCCTCGCCGCAAGCCAGGTCAACGTGCATAAACGTATCGTCGTGATGGACCTCTCCGAAGATCGCACCGAGCCCAGGGTGTTCATCAACCCCGAGTTCGAAACCCTGACCGACGAGCTGGAGCAATACCAGGAAGGCTGCCTGTCGGTGCCGGGCTTCTACGAAAACGTCGAACGCCCGCAAAAAATCAAGATCAAGGCGCTGGACCGTGACGGCAAGCCCTACGAACTGATCGCCGAAGGCCTGCTCGCGGTGTGTATCCAGCACGAATGCGATCACCTTAACGGTAAGTTGTTCGTCGATTACTTGTCCAATCTCAAACGCGACCGAATCAAGAAGAAACTGGAAAAGCTCCATCGCCAGAACGCTTGA
- a CDS encoding NADPH:quinone reductase, giving the protein MAKRIQFSAHGGPDVLEYVDYQPAEPGPHQVRVTNKAIGLNFIDTYFRSGLYAPPALPSGLGAEGAGVVEAVGSEVSRFKVGDRVAYGSGPLGAYSDVHVLPEANLVHLPDAISFEQAAGVMLKGLTVQYLLRQTYELKAGETILFHAAAGGVGSLACQWAKALGVKLIGTVSSPHKAALAKANGAWATIDYSHENVAQRVLELTEGKKVPVVYDGVGKDTWLTSLDSVAPRGLVVSFGNASGAVDGVNLGILSAKGSLYVTRPTLATYANNAENLQRMADELFEMIISGKLKVDISQRYPLAEAAKAQTELSARRTTGSTVLLP; this is encoded by the coding sequence ATGGCAAAGCGTATTCAATTCAGTGCCCATGGCGGCCCCGACGTGCTCGAGTATGTGGATTACCAACCCGCCGAGCCCGGCCCACATCAGGTCCGAGTGACCAACAAGGCCATCGGCCTGAATTTTATCGACACCTATTTCCGCAGCGGTCTGTACGCACCGCCCGCGCTGCCTTCGGGCCTTGGCGCTGAAGGCGCAGGCGTGGTCGAGGCAGTGGGCAGCGAAGTCTCGCGGTTCAAAGTCGGTGATCGCGTGGCCTACGGCAGCGGTCCGTTGGGGGCCTATAGCGACGTTCACGTATTGCCGGAAGCCAATCTGGTGCATCTGCCTGACGCCATCAGCTTCGAACAGGCGGCCGGTGTGATGCTCAAGGGCCTCACCGTGCAGTACTTGTTGCGTCAGACGTATGAACTCAAGGCTGGCGAAACCATCCTGTTTCACGCCGCGGCCGGTGGTGTCGGCTCCCTGGCCTGCCAATGGGCGAAGGCCTTGGGCGTGAAGCTGATCGGCACCGTGAGTTCACCGCACAAAGCCGCCTTGGCCAAAGCCAATGGCGCGTGGGCGACCATCGATTACAGCCATGAAAACGTCGCACAACGCGTGCTGGAATTGACTGAAGGCAAGAAAGTCCCGGTGGTGTACGACGGCGTAGGCAAGGACACCTGGCTGACGTCCCTCGACAGCGTTGCGCCTCGGGGTCTGGTGGTGAGTTTCGGCAATGCGTCTGGCGCGGTAGACGGGGTCAACCTGGGGATTCTGTCGGCGAAAGGTTCGCTGTACGTAACCCGACCGACGCTGGCGACCTACGCCAACAACGCCGAAAACCTGCAACGTATGGCCGACGAGCTGTTCGAGATGATCATCAGCGGCAAGCTGAAGGTGGATATCAGCCAGCGCTATCCGCTGGCTGAAGCCGCAAAAGCGCAGACCGAGTTGTCGGCGCGCCGGACCACCGGCTCAACTGTTTTGTTGCCCTGA
- a CDS encoding LysM domain-containing protein, translated as MRKSLLALLLLASAGLAHGQVQLKDGFPQQYTVVRGDTLWGISGKFLREPWKWPELWQANPHIENPNLIYPGDSLTLVYVNGQPRLTLNRGDSRGTIKLSPRIRSSPVADAIPSIPLQSINSFLLSNRIVDKVEDFDKAPYIVAGDAERVLSGTGDRIYARGHFDSAQPVYGIFRQGKVYTDPQSKEFLGINADDIGGGEVVATEGDVATLALQRTTQEVRLGDRLFRGEERPINSTFMPSAPKTEINGLIIDVPRGVTQIGVMDVVTLNKGQRDGLVEGNVLEVMKTGETVRDRVTGQPLKIPDERAGLLMVFRTYDKLSYGLVLHASRSLAVMDKVRNP; from the coding sequence ATGAGGAAATCACTACTCGCCCTGCTGCTTCTGGCCTCAGCTGGTTTGGCACACGGGCAAGTGCAGTTAAAGGACGGTTTTCCACAGCAATACACAGTCGTAAGGGGGGACACACTCTGGGGGATCTCGGGGAAATTTCTGCGTGAGCCCTGGAAATGGCCGGAGCTTTGGCAGGCCAACCCGCACATCGAAAACCCCAATCTCATCTACCCTGGCGATTCGCTGACGCTGGTTTACGTCAATGGCCAGCCACGGCTGACCCTTAATCGCGGCGACTCGCGCGGCACCATCAAGCTTTCGCCACGTATCCGCAGCAGCCCGGTGGCTGACGCCATCCCGAGCATTCCGCTGCAATCGATCAACAGCTTTTTGCTGAGCAATCGCATCGTCGACAAGGTCGAGGACTTCGACAAGGCGCCTTACATTGTCGCGGGTGATGCCGAACGCGTGCTCAGTGGCACTGGGGACAGAATTTACGCCCGTGGTCATTTCGACTCGGCGCAGCCAGTCTACGGGATCTTCCGTCAGGGCAAGGTTTACACCGATCCGCAGAGCAAGGAGTTTTTGGGGATCAATGCTGACGACATCGGTGGCGGCGAGGTTGTGGCCACCGAAGGGGATGTCGCGACATTGGCCTTGCAACGCACCACCCAGGAAGTGCGCCTTGGCGACCGTTTGTTCCGTGGTGAGGAGCGGCCGATCAACTCGACGTTCATGCCCAGCGCTCCCAAAACCGAGATCAATGGCCTGATCATCGATGTCCCTCGCGGGGTAACCCAGATTGGCGTGATGGACGTGGTCACGCTGAACAAAGGGCAGCGCGATGGTCTGGTCGAAGGTAACGTGCTGGAGGTGATGAAAACCGGTGAAACAGTGCGTGACCGCGTGACGGGCCAACCCCTGAAAATCCCGGACGAACGTGCCGGGTTGCTCATGGTTTTCCGTACTTACGACAAACTTAGTTACGGGCTGGTACTCCACGCATCGCGCTCCTTGGCGGTCATGGATAAAGTGCGAAATCCTTAG
- the rsmB gene encoding 16S rRNA (cytosine(967)-C(5))-methyltransferase RsmB has product MNPRLAAAKALAAVLNGKASLNSSLPTQMDKVEDRDRGFTQDLAFGTARWQPRLSALAAKLLQKPFKAADADVEALLLVGLYQLLYTRVPAHAAIGETVGCAEKLKKPWAKALLNAVLRRAQRESEALLAELEHDPVVRTAHPRWLQKSLKAFWPEQWEAICAANNAHPPMILRVNRRHQTRDAYLGLLTEVGIAAAPCVYSRDGIVLDAAADVRSLPGFAEGWISVQDEAAQLAADLLDLAPGQRVLDACCAPGGKTCHILEAEPALAGVVAVDLEAKRLVRVRENLARLGLSAELIAADGRDTATWWDGKPFQRILLDAPCSATGVIRRHPDIKLTRQPDDIAALAVLQGELLDALWITLEVGGILLYATCSTLPTENTEVIAAFLARTPGARELDIAIQAGIKQAHGRQLLAQEGGHDGFYYAKLIKIAATRG; this is encoded by the coding sequence ATGAACCCGCGTCTGGCCGCCGCCAAGGCACTCGCCGCTGTTCTTAACGGAAAAGCCTCACTCAACAGCTCCCTGCCGACGCAAATGGACAAGGTTGAAGACCGCGATCGCGGCTTCACCCAGGACTTGGCATTCGGCACCGCGCGCTGGCAGCCACGTCTGTCGGCGCTCGCCGCCAAATTGCTACAGAAGCCGTTCAAAGCCGCCGACGCCGATGTCGAAGCGTTGCTCTTGGTCGGCCTCTATCAACTGCTCTACACCCGAGTGCCGGCACACGCCGCCATCGGCGAAACCGTCGGTTGCGCCGAGAAGCTGAAAAAACCCTGGGCCAAGGCCCTGCTCAACGCCGTGCTGCGCCGCGCCCAGCGGGAAAGCGAAGCGCTGCTGGCCGAACTGGAACACGACCCCGTGGTGCGCACCGCACACCCGCGTTGGCTGCAAAAATCCCTGAAAGCGTTCTGGCCGGAGCAGTGGGAAGCCATTTGCGCGGCGAACAACGCACACCCGCCAATGATTCTGCGGGTCAACCGCCGCCATCAGACGCGTGACGCCTACCTGGGGTTGCTGACTGAGGTCGGTATCGCCGCTGCGCCATGCGTTTACAGTCGTGATGGTATCGTCCTCGACGCTGCTGCCGATGTGCGAAGCCTGCCAGGCTTCGCCGAAGGCTGGATCAGCGTGCAGGACGAAGCGGCGCAACTGGCCGCCGACCTGCTCGATCTGGCGCCGGGCCAACGGGTACTCGACGCCTGCTGCGCACCGGGAGGTAAAACCTGTCACATCCTTGAGGCTGAACCGGCACTGGCCGGCGTGGTGGCGGTGGACCTGGAAGCCAAGCGTCTGGTAAGAGTGCGGGAGAACCTGGCGCGCCTGGGCCTGAGCGCCGAATTGATCGCCGCCGACGGGCGCGACACCGCGACCTGGTGGGACGGCAAACCGTTCCAGCGCATCCTGCTGGACGCGCCGTGCTCGGCCACTGGCGTGATCCGTCGTCACCCAGACATCAAACTGACTCGACAGCCAGACGATATCGCCGCACTCGCCGTGCTTCAGGGTGAGCTGCTAGATGCCCTGTGGATAACCCTGGAAGTCGGCGGGATTCTGCTTTACGCCACCTGCTCGACGTTACCGACCGAGAACACCGAAGTCATCGCAGCTTTCCTCGCCCGTACCCCAGGCGCGCGTGAACTGGACATCGCCATTCAGGCCGGGATCAAGCAGGCGCATGGTCGCCAATTGCTGGCCCAGGAAGGTGGCCACGATGGGTTCTACTACGCCAAGCTGATCAAGATCGCCGCCACGCGCGGTTAA